The Mytilus galloprovincialis chromosome 4, xbMytGall1.hap1.1, whole genome shotgun sequence genome contains a region encoding:
- the LOC143071060 gene encoding LOW QUALITY PROTEIN: neuropeptide Y receptor type 2-like (The sequence of the model RefSeq protein was modified relative to this genomic sequence to represent the inferred CDS: deleted 1 base in 1 codon) produces the protein MENITNITNNFIKRYEKDSSSEQLMQNPVLLVTYIVLYCVIFILGVSGNCLVVFVVVCKKEMRTVINIFITNLAVSDILLCLLAVPFTPISYYLQSWVFGEFFCHLLSMTLAICVYVSTLTSTIIAVIRYRAIVYPLKPPLQISNCFRIIFIIWLISISISVPLGVYSRLNENRDGSINCVERWPTDQSSRIFSITCFLLQYIVPCFIIMFSYTSVSLVLKRRIQSNYLNQSKTKKQEEIDIKRKQRTNKMLVTMVTIFVCCWRPLNITIFLAEYMSSFSNWHYFTLCFFSAHIVAMSSVIYNPFLYGCMSDNFKKEFMSLI, from the exons AtggaaaatattacaaatatcactaataatttcattaaaagatATGAAAAAGATTCCAGTTCAGAGCAATTAATGCAAAACCCCGTTTTACTGGTAACATATATAGTACTTTACTGTGTTATATTCATATTAGGTGTGAGCGGAAACTGTCTAGTTGTATTTGTTGTTGTGTGTAAAAAGGAGATGAGAACTGTTATCAATATCTTTATTACAAATCTTGCTGTTTCGGATATTCTTTTGTGTTTACTAGCTGTACCGTTTACTCCAATATCATATTACTTGCAATCATGGGTATTTGGAgag tttttttgtcatttattatcAATGACCTTAGCCATTTGTGTGTACGTTTCAACACTAACATCTACCATTATTGCAGTTATTCGGTATAGGGCAATTGTATATCCTTTAAAACCGCCATTGCAGATTTCCAACTGTTTTCGGATTATTTTTATCATCTGGCTAATATCTATTTCTATATCAGTTCCTCTTGGAGTTTACTCGAGACTAAATGAAAATAGAGACGGATCTATCAATTGTGTGGAAAGATGGCCGACCGATCAATCGTCACGAATATTCAGCATAACTTGTTTTCTGCTTCAATATATTGTACCTTGCTTTATAATAATGTTTAGTTATACAAGCGTTTCATTAGTTTTGAAAAGGCGTATACAGTCTaattatttaaatcaatcaaagaCTAAAAAGCAAGAAGAGATAGATATTAAAAGAAAACAGCGTACGAATAAGATGTTGGTTACTATGGTTactatttttgtttgttgttggcGGCCTcttaatataacaatatttttggCTGAGTATATGTCGTCTTTCTCAAACTGGCACTACTTCACATTATGTTTCTTTAGTGCTCACATAGTAGCAATGAGTTCTGTGATTTACAATCCATTTCTTTACGGCTGTATGAGTGACAATTTCAAAAAAGAATTTATGTCACTTATTTAA